In one window of Neofelis nebulosa isolate mNeoNeb1 chromosome 15, mNeoNeb1.pri, whole genome shotgun sequence DNA:
- the LRRC71 gene encoding leucine-rich repeat-containing protein 71 isoform X11, with product MSGEASTPAASPRAPRPGTQKSSGTVTKKGDRGAKEKQVLVLPPVGEEEPKNPEEYQCTGVLETDFAELCTRSGYTDFPKVVTRPRPHPAFVPSASMSEKPAQDDQRLSASCSLNSLESKYVFFRPTIQVELEPEDKGVKEIYIRGWRVEERILGIFSKCLPPLSQLQAIKIAHLSLRNNTIDDHGAQLLGQALSTLRSCNRTLVSLNLAFNHIGDAGAGYIADGLRLNRALLWLSLAHNRIQDQGALKLAEVLRPFELTHTEVVERRRLLLEKGTQERSRSPSSSRPGDSKTDREKNLLLQVNSAALTEKTDKTQTTKTPKGLSKKKEKSGGESVRKEEKSGSGQSPTQGTPKKEDPTKSGKGKVTIPEQKTSKGKGPKTGNKEKRSFLLESEHLGQSLAYSWSPKHQLVAEATEAVNPLLEPVEHRNGKVFVPGNKVLLHLNLLRNRITEVGLEGFLATAQYQAQFSKSKSPSKGPVGLLRLSLAKNCFSPQCPAYTTIQELMLPRAAVTKAKPREEEAT from the exons ATGTCCGGCGAGGCGAGTACGCCCGCGGCCTCCCCCAGGGCCCCGCGTCCCGGGACCCAGAAGTCGTCCGGCACGGTGACCAAGAAGGGGGATCGCGGGGCCAAGGAGAAGCAGGTCCTCGTCCTGCCGCCGGTGGGCGAGGAGGAGCCCAAGAACCCCG AGGAATACCAGTGCACCGGGGTCCTCGAGACGGATTTCGCCGAGCTCTGCACGCGCTCGGGCTACACGGACTTCCCCAAGGTCGTCACCCGGCCTCGCCCGCACCCGGCCTTCGTCCCCTCCGCCTCGATGTCGGAAAAGCCCGCCCAGG ACGATCAGCGCCTGTCGGCGTCTTGCAGCCTCAACAGCCTGGAGAGCAAATACGTGTTTTTCCGGCCCACGATCCAGGTGGAGCTGGAGCCCGAGGACAAGGGGGTGAAGGAAATCTACATCCGCG GTTGGAGGGTCGAGGAGCGGATCTTGGGCATCTTCTCCAAATGTCTGCCCCCCCTCAGCCAGCTGCAGGCCATAAA GATCGCGCACTTGTCTCTGCGGAATAACACCATCGACGACCACGGCGCGCAGCTGCTGGGCCAGGCTCTGTCCACGCTGCGCAGCTGCAACCGGACCCTGGTCTCGCTCAACCTGGCCTTCAACCACATCGGGGACGCGGGTGCCGGCTACATCGCGGAC GGCCTCCGGCTGAACCGCGCCCTGCTCTGGCTGTCGCTGGCGCACAACCGCATCCAGGACCAGGGCGCCCTGAAGCTGGCCGAG GTCCTGCGTCCCTTCGAGCTGACGCACACGGAGGTGGTGGAGCGCCGCCGCCTCCTGCTGGAGAAAGGGACGCAGGAGCGCTCGCGATCG CCTTCCTCCTCCCGACCTGGGGACTCCAAAACGGACCGTGAGAAGAACCTGCTGCTACAGGTCAACAGTGCTGCCCTGACGGAAAAGACAGACAAGACGCAGACAACCAAGACCCCGAAAGGCCTGAGCAAGAAGAAGGAGAAGTCAGGAGGG GAATcggtgaggaaggaggagaagtcAGGGTCAGGGCAGTCGCCCACGCAAGGGACCCCCAAGAAGGAAGACCCCACGAAGTCGGGCAAGGGGA agGTCACCATCCCTGAGCAGAAAACAAGCAAGGGGAAAGGGCCCAAGACCGGGAACAAAGAGAAGCGGAGCTTCCTGCTGGAGTCGGAG cacctaggacAGAGCCTGGCCTATAGCTGGTCTCCAAAGCAT CAGCTGGTTGCTGAAGCCACAGAGGCGGTCAACCCGCTCCTGGAGCCGGTGGAGCACCGCAACGGGAAGGTTTTCGTGCCTGGGAACAAGGTCCTTTTGCACCTTAACCTCCTCC GAAACCGCATCAccgaggtggggctggagggcttCCTGGCTACCGCGCAGTACCAGGCCCAGTTCTCCAAGTCCAAGAGCCCGTCCAAGGGCCCAGTGGGGCTGCTGCGGCTGTCCCTGGCG AAAAACTGCTTCTCCCCACAGTGTCCTGCGTACACGACGATCCAGGAGCTGATGCTGCCACGGGCCGCCGTCACTAAGGCCaagcccagggaggaggaggccacctag
- the LRRC71 gene encoding leucine-rich repeat-containing protein 71 isoform X12 yields MSEKPAQDDQRLSASCSLNSLESKYVFFRPTIQVELEPEDKGVKEIYIRGWRVEERILGIFSKCLPPLSQLQAINLWKVGLTDKTLSTFIALLPLCAPTLRKVSLEGNPLPEQSYHKLMAADSPIAHLSLRNNTIDDHGAQLLGQALSTLRSCNRTLVSLNLAFNHIGDAGAGYIADGLRLNRALLWLSLAHNRIQDQGALKLAEVLRPFELTHTEVVERRRLLLEKGTQERSRSPSSSRPGDSKTDREKNLLLQVNSAALTEKTDKTQTTKTPKGLSKKKEKSGGESVRKEEKSGSGQSPTQGTPKKEDPTKSGKGKVTIPEQKTSKGKGPKTGNKEKRSFLLESEHLGQSLAYSWSPKHQLVAEATEAVNPLLEPVEHRNGKVFVPGNKVLLHLNLLRNRITEVGLEGFLATAQYQAQFSKSKSPSKGPVGLLRLSLAKNCFSPQCPAYTTIQELMLPRAAVTKAKPREEEAT; encoded by the exons ATGTCGGAAAAGCCCGCCCAGG ACGATCAGCGCCTGTCGGCGTCTTGCAGCCTCAACAGCCTGGAGAGCAAATACGTGTTTTTCCGGCCCACGATCCAGGTGGAGCTGGAGCCCGAGGACAAGGGGGTGAAGGAAATCTACATCCGCG GTTGGAGGGTCGAGGAGCGGATCTTGGGCATCTTCTCCAAATGTCTGCCCCCCCTCAGCCAGCTGCAGGCCATAAA CTTGTGGAAGGTGGGGCTGACGGATAAGACCCTGAGCACCTTCATcgccctcctgcctctctgcGCGCCCACGCTCAG GAAGGTGTCTCTGGAGGGCAACCCGCTGCCGGAACAGTCCTATCACAAGCTCATGGCCGCGGACAGCCC GATCGCGCACTTGTCTCTGCGGAATAACACCATCGACGACCACGGCGCGCAGCTGCTGGGCCAGGCTCTGTCCACGCTGCGCAGCTGCAACCGGACCCTGGTCTCGCTCAACCTGGCCTTCAACCACATCGGGGACGCGGGTGCCGGCTACATCGCGGAC GGCCTCCGGCTGAACCGCGCCCTGCTCTGGCTGTCGCTGGCGCACAACCGCATCCAGGACCAGGGCGCCCTGAAGCTGGCCGAG GTCCTGCGTCCCTTCGAGCTGACGCACACGGAGGTGGTGGAGCGCCGCCGCCTCCTGCTGGAGAAAGGGACGCAGGAGCGCTCGCGATCG CCTTCCTCCTCCCGACCTGGGGACTCCAAAACGGACCGTGAGAAGAACCTGCTGCTACAGGTCAACAGTGCTGCCCTGACGGAAAAGACAGACAAGACGCAGACAACCAAGACCCCGAAAGGCCTGAGCAAGAAGAAGGAGAAGTCAGGAGGG GAATcggtgaggaaggaggagaagtcAGGGTCAGGGCAGTCGCCCACGCAAGGGACCCCCAAGAAGGAAGACCCCACGAAGTCGGGCAAGGGGA agGTCACCATCCCTGAGCAGAAAACAAGCAAGGGGAAAGGGCCCAAGACCGGGAACAAAGAGAAGCGGAGCTTCCTGCTGGAGTCGGAG cacctaggacAGAGCCTGGCCTATAGCTGGTCTCCAAAGCAT CAGCTGGTTGCTGAAGCCACAGAGGCGGTCAACCCGCTCCTGGAGCCGGTGGAGCACCGCAACGGGAAGGTTTTCGTGCCTGGGAACAAGGTCCTTTTGCACCTTAACCTCCTCC GAAACCGCATCAccgaggtggggctggagggcttCCTGGCTACCGCGCAGTACCAGGCCCAGTTCTCCAAGTCCAAGAGCCCGTCCAAGGGCCCAGTGGGGCTGCTGCGGCTGTCCCTGGCG AAAAACTGCTTCTCCCCACAGTGTCCTGCGTACACGACGATCCAGGAGCTGATGCTGCCACGGGCCGCCGTCACTAAGGCCaagcccagggaggaggaggccacctag
- the LRRC71 gene encoding leucine-rich repeat-containing protein 71 isoform X5, giving the protein MSGEASTPAASPRAPRPGTQKSSGTVTKKGDRGAKEKQVLVLPPVGEEEPKNPEEYQCTGVLETDFAELCTRSGYTDFPKVVTRPRPHPAFVPSASMSEKPAQDDQRLSASCSLNSLESKYVFFRPTIQVELEPEDKGVKEIYIRGWRVEERILGIFSKCLPPLSQLQAINLWKVGLTDKTLSTFIALLPLCAPTLRKVSLEGNPLPEQSYHKLMAADSPIAHLSLRNNTIDDHGAQLLGQALSTLRSCNRTLVSLNLAFNHIGDAGAGYIADGLRLNRALLWLSLAHNRIQDQGALKLAEVLRPFELTHTEVVERRRLLLEKGTQERSRSVNSAALTEKTDKTQTTKTPKGLSKKKEKSGGESVRKEEKSGSGQSPTQGTPKKEDPTKSGKGKVTIPEQKTSKGKGPKTGNKEKRSFLLESEHLGQSLAYSWSPKHQLVAEATEAVNPLLEPVEHRNGKVFVPGNKVLLHLNLLRNRITEVGLEGFLATAQYQAQFSKSKSPSKGPVGLLRLSLAKNCFSPQCPAYTTIQELMLPRAAVTKAKPREEEAT; this is encoded by the exons ATGTCCGGCGAGGCGAGTACGCCCGCGGCCTCCCCCAGGGCCCCGCGTCCCGGGACCCAGAAGTCGTCCGGCACGGTGACCAAGAAGGGGGATCGCGGGGCCAAGGAGAAGCAGGTCCTCGTCCTGCCGCCGGTGGGCGAGGAGGAGCCCAAGAACCCCG AGGAATACCAGTGCACCGGGGTCCTCGAGACGGATTTCGCCGAGCTCTGCACGCGCTCGGGCTACACGGACTTCCCCAAGGTCGTCACCCGGCCTCGCCCGCACCCGGCCTTCGTCCCCTCCGCCTCGATGTCGGAAAAGCCCGCCCAGG ACGATCAGCGCCTGTCGGCGTCTTGCAGCCTCAACAGCCTGGAGAGCAAATACGTGTTTTTCCGGCCCACGATCCAGGTGGAGCTGGAGCCCGAGGACAAGGGGGTGAAGGAAATCTACATCCGCG GTTGGAGGGTCGAGGAGCGGATCTTGGGCATCTTCTCCAAATGTCTGCCCCCCCTCAGCCAGCTGCAGGCCATAAA CTTGTGGAAGGTGGGGCTGACGGATAAGACCCTGAGCACCTTCATcgccctcctgcctctctgcGCGCCCACGCTCAG GAAGGTGTCTCTGGAGGGCAACCCGCTGCCGGAACAGTCCTATCACAAGCTCATGGCCGCGGACAGCCC GATCGCGCACTTGTCTCTGCGGAATAACACCATCGACGACCACGGCGCGCAGCTGCTGGGCCAGGCTCTGTCCACGCTGCGCAGCTGCAACCGGACCCTGGTCTCGCTCAACCTGGCCTTCAACCACATCGGGGACGCGGGTGCCGGCTACATCGCGGAC GGCCTCCGGCTGAACCGCGCCCTGCTCTGGCTGTCGCTGGCGCACAACCGCATCCAGGACCAGGGCGCCCTGAAGCTGGCCGAG GTCCTGCGTCCCTTCGAGCTGACGCACACGGAGGTGGTGGAGCGCCGCCGCCTCCTGCTGGAGAAAGGGACGCAGGAGCGCTCGCGATCG GTCAACAGTGCTGCCCTGACGGAAAAGACAGACAAGACGCAGACAACCAAGACCCCGAAAGGCCTGAGCAAGAAGAAGGAGAAGTCAGGAGGG GAATcggtgaggaaggaggagaagtcAGGGTCAGGGCAGTCGCCCACGCAAGGGACCCCCAAGAAGGAAGACCCCACGAAGTCGGGCAAGGGGA agGTCACCATCCCTGAGCAGAAAACAAGCAAGGGGAAAGGGCCCAAGACCGGGAACAAAGAGAAGCGGAGCTTCCTGCTGGAGTCGGAG cacctaggacAGAGCCTGGCCTATAGCTGGTCTCCAAAGCAT CAGCTGGTTGCTGAAGCCACAGAGGCGGTCAACCCGCTCCTGGAGCCGGTGGAGCACCGCAACGGGAAGGTTTTCGTGCCTGGGAACAAGGTCCTTTTGCACCTTAACCTCCTCC GAAACCGCATCAccgaggtggggctggagggcttCCTGGCTACCGCGCAGTACCAGGCCCAGTTCTCCAAGTCCAAGAGCCCGTCCAAGGGCCCAGTGGGGCTGCTGCGGCTGTCCCTGGCG AAAAACTGCTTCTCCCCACAGTGTCCTGCGTACACGACGATCCAGGAGCTGATGCTGCCACGGGCCGCCGTCACTAAGGCCaagcccagggaggaggaggccacctag
- the LRRC71 gene encoding leucine-rich repeat-containing protein 71 isoform X9, whose product MSGEASTPAASPRAPRPGTQKSSGTVTKKGDRGAKEKQVLVLPPVGEEEPKNPEEYQCTGVLETDFAELCTRSGYTDFPKVVTRPRPHPAFVPSASMSEKPAQDDQRLSASCSLNSLESKYVFFRPTIQVELEPEDKGVKEIYIRGWRVEERILGIFSKCLPPLSQLQAINLWKVGLTDKTLSTFIALLPLCAPTLRKVSLEGNPLPEQSYHKLMAADSPIAHLSLRNNTIDDHGAQLLGQALSTLRSCNRTLVSLNLAFNHIGDAGAGYIADGLRLNRALLWLSLAHNRIQDQGALKLAEVLRPFELTHTEVVERRRLLLEKGTQERSRSPSSSRPGDSKTDREKNLLLQVNSAALTEKTDKTQTTKTPKGLSKKKEKSGGESVRKEEKSGSGQSPTQGTPKKEDPTKSGKGKVTIPEQKTSKGKGPKTGNKEKRSFLLESEHLGQSLAYSWSPKHLVAEATEAVNPLLEPVEHRNGKVFVPGNKETASPRWGWRASWLPRSTRPSSPSPRARPRAQWGCCGCPWRKTASPHSVLRTRRSRS is encoded by the exons ATGTCCGGCGAGGCGAGTACGCCCGCGGCCTCCCCCAGGGCCCCGCGTCCCGGGACCCAGAAGTCGTCCGGCACGGTGACCAAGAAGGGGGATCGCGGGGCCAAGGAGAAGCAGGTCCTCGTCCTGCCGCCGGTGGGCGAGGAGGAGCCCAAGAACCCCG AGGAATACCAGTGCACCGGGGTCCTCGAGACGGATTTCGCCGAGCTCTGCACGCGCTCGGGCTACACGGACTTCCCCAAGGTCGTCACCCGGCCTCGCCCGCACCCGGCCTTCGTCCCCTCCGCCTCGATGTCGGAAAAGCCCGCCCAGG ACGATCAGCGCCTGTCGGCGTCTTGCAGCCTCAACAGCCTGGAGAGCAAATACGTGTTTTTCCGGCCCACGATCCAGGTGGAGCTGGAGCCCGAGGACAAGGGGGTGAAGGAAATCTACATCCGCG GTTGGAGGGTCGAGGAGCGGATCTTGGGCATCTTCTCCAAATGTCTGCCCCCCCTCAGCCAGCTGCAGGCCATAAA CTTGTGGAAGGTGGGGCTGACGGATAAGACCCTGAGCACCTTCATcgccctcctgcctctctgcGCGCCCACGCTCAG GAAGGTGTCTCTGGAGGGCAACCCGCTGCCGGAACAGTCCTATCACAAGCTCATGGCCGCGGACAGCCC GATCGCGCACTTGTCTCTGCGGAATAACACCATCGACGACCACGGCGCGCAGCTGCTGGGCCAGGCTCTGTCCACGCTGCGCAGCTGCAACCGGACCCTGGTCTCGCTCAACCTGGCCTTCAACCACATCGGGGACGCGGGTGCCGGCTACATCGCGGAC GGCCTCCGGCTGAACCGCGCCCTGCTCTGGCTGTCGCTGGCGCACAACCGCATCCAGGACCAGGGCGCCCTGAAGCTGGCCGAG GTCCTGCGTCCCTTCGAGCTGACGCACACGGAGGTGGTGGAGCGCCGCCGCCTCCTGCTGGAGAAAGGGACGCAGGAGCGCTCGCGATCG CCTTCCTCCTCCCGACCTGGGGACTCCAAAACGGACCGTGAGAAGAACCTGCTGCTACAGGTCAACAGTGCTGCCCTGACGGAAAAGACAGACAAGACGCAGACAACCAAGACCCCGAAAGGCCTGAGCAAGAAGAAGGAGAAGTCAGGAGGG GAATcggtgaggaaggaggagaagtcAGGGTCAGGGCAGTCGCCCACGCAAGGGACCCCCAAGAAGGAAGACCCCACGAAGTCGGGCAAGGGGA agGTCACCATCCCTGAGCAGAAAACAAGCAAGGGGAAAGGGCCCAAGACCGGGAACAAAGAGAAGCGGAGCTTCCTGCTGGAGTCGGAG cacctaggacAGAGCCTGGCCTATAGCTGGTCTCCAAAGCAT CTGGTTGCTGAAGCCACAGAGGCGGTCAACCCGCTCCTGGAGCCGGTGGAGCACCGCAACGGGAAGGTTTTCGTGCCTGGGAACAAG GAAACCGCATCAccgaggtggggctggagggcttCCTGGCTACCGCGCAGTACCAGGCCCAGTTCTCCAAGTCCAAGAGCCCGTCCAAGGGCCCAGTGGGGCTGCTGCGGCTGTCCCTGGCG AAAAACTGCTTCTCCCCACAGTGTCCTGCGTACACGACGATCCAGGAGCTGA
- the LRRC71 gene encoding leucine-rich repeat-containing protein 71 isoform X8, which produces MSGEASTPAASPRAPRPGTQKSSGTVTKKGDRGAKEKQVLVLPPVGEEEPKNPEEYQCTGVLETDFAELCTRSGYTDFPKVVTRPRPHPAFVPSASMSEKPAQDDQRLSASCSLNSLESKYVFFRPTIQVELEPEDKGVKEIYIRGWRVEERILGIFSKCLPPLSQLQAINLWKVGLTDKTLSTFIALLPLCAPTLRKVSLEGNPLPEQSYHKLMAADSPIAHLSLRNNTIDDHGAQLLGQALSTLRSCNRTLVSLNLAFNHIGDAGAGYIADGLRLNRALLWLSLAHNRIQDQGALKLAEVLRPFELTHTEVVERRRLLLEKGTQERSRSPSSSRPGDSKTDREKNLLLQVNSAALTEKTDKTQTTKTPKGLSKKKEKSGGESVRKEEKSGSGQSPTQGTPKKEDPTKSGKGKVTIPEQKTSKGKGPKTGNKEKRSFLLESEHLGQSLAYSWSPKHQLVAEATEAVNPLLEPVEHRNGKVFVPGNKETASPRWGWRASWLPRSTRPSSPSPRARPRAQWGCCGCPWRKTASPHSVLRTRRSRS; this is translated from the exons ATGTCCGGCGAGGCGAGTACGCCCGCGGCCTCCCCCAGGGCCCCGCGTCCCGGGACCCAGAAGTCGTCCGGCACGGTGACCAAGAAGGGGGATCGCGGGGCCAAGGAGAAGCAGGTCCTCGTCCTGCCGCCGGTGGGCGAGGAGGAGCCCAAGAACCCCG AGGAATACCAGTGCACCGGGGTCCTCGAGACGGATTTCGCCGAGCTCTGCACGCGCTCGGGCTACACGGACTTCCCCAAGGTCGTCACCCGGCCTCGCCCGCACCCGGCCTTCGTCCCCTCCGCCTCGATGTCGGAAAAGCCCGCCCAGG ACGATCAGCGCCTGTCGGCGTCTTGCAGCCTCAACAGCCTGGAGAGCAAATACGTGTTTTTCCGGCCCACGATCCAGGTGGAGCTGGAGCCCGAGGACAAGGGGGTGAAGGAAATCTACATCCGCG GTTGGAGGGTCGAGGAGCGGATCTTGGGCATCTTCTCCAAATGTCTGCCCCCCCTCAGCCAGCTGCAGGCCATAAA CTTGTGGAAGGTGGGGCTGACGGATAAGACCCTGAGCACCTTCATcgccctcctgcctctctgcGCGCCCACGCTCAG GAAGGTGTCTCTGGAGGGCAACCCGCTGCCGGAACAGTCCTATCACAAGCTCATGGCCGCGGACAGCCC GATCGCGCACTTGTCTCTGCGGAATAACACCATCGACGACCACGGCGCGCAGCTGCTGGGCCAGGCTCTGTCCACGCTGCGCAGCTGCAACCGGACCCTGGTCTCGCTCAACCTGGCCTTCAACCACATCGGGGACGCGGGTGCCGGCTACATCGCGGAC GGCCTCCGGCTGAACCGCGCCCTGCTCTGGCTGTCGCTGGCGCACAACCGCATCCAGGACCAGGGCGCCCTGAAGCTGGCCGAG GTCCTGCGTCCCTTCGAGCTGACGCACACGGAGGTGGTGGAGCGCCGCCGCCTCCTGCTGGAGAAAGGGACGCAGGAGCGCTCGCGATCG CCTTCCTCCTCCCGACCTGGGGACTCCAAAACGGACCGTGAGAAGAACCTGCTGCTACAGGTCAACAGTGCTGCCCTGACGGAAAAGACAGACAAGACGCAGACAACCAAGACCCCGAAAGGCCTGAGCAAGAAGAAGGAGAAGTCAGGAGGG GAATcggtgaggaaggaggagaagtcAGGGTCAGGGCAGTCGCCCACGCAAGGGACCCCCAAGAAGGAAGACCCCACGAAGTCGGGCAAGGGGA agGTCACCATCCCTGAGCAGAAAACAAGCAAGGGGAAAGGGCCCAAGACCGGGAACAAAGAGAAGCGGAGCTTCCTGCTGGAGTCGGAG cacctaggacAGAGCCTGGCCTATAGCTGGTCTCCAAAGCAT CAGCTGGTTGCTGAAGCCACAGAGGCGGTCAACCCGCTCCTGGAGCCGGTGGAGCACCGCAACGGGAAGGTTTTCGTGCCTGGGAACAAG GAAACCGCATCAccgaggtggggctggagggcttCCTGGCTACCGCGCAGTACCAGGCCCAGTTCTCCAAGTCCAAGAGCCCGTCCAAGGGCCCAGTGGGGCTGCTGCGGCTGTCCCTGGCG AAAAACTGCTTCTCCCCACAGTGTCCTGCGTACACGACGATCCAGGAGCTGA
- the LRRC71 gene encoding leucine-rich repeat-containing protein 71 isoform X10 translates to MSGEASTPAASPRAPRPGTQKSSGTVTKKGDRGAKEKQVLVLPPVGEEEPKNPEEYQCTGVLETDFAELCTRSGYTDFPKVVTRPRPHPAFVPSASMSEKPAQDDQRLSASCSLNSLESKYVFFRPTIQVELEPEDKGVKEIYIRGWRVEERILGIFSKCLPPLSQLQAINLWKVGLTDKTLSTFIALLPLCAPTLRKVSLEGNPLPEQSYHKLMAADSPIAHLSLRNNTIDDHGAQLLGQALSTLRSCNRTLVSLNLAFNHIGDAGAGYIADGLRLNRALLWLSLAHNRIQDQGALKLAEVLRPFELTHTEVVERRRLLLEKGTQERSRSPSSSRPGDSKTDREKNLLLQVNSAALTEKTDKTQTTKTPKGLSKKKEKSGGESVRKEEKSGSGQSPTQGTPKKEDPTKSGKGKVTIPEQKTSKGKGPKTGNKEKRSFLLESEQLVAEATEAVNPLLEPVEHRNGKVFVPGNKETASPRWGWRASWLPRSTRPSSPSPRARPRAQWGCCGCPWRKTASPHSVLRTRRSRS, encoded by the exons ATGTCCGGCGAGGCGAGTACGCCCGCGGCCTCCCCCAGGGCCCCGCGTCCCGGGACCCAGAAGTCGTCCGGCACGGTGACCAAGAAGGGGGATCGCGGGGCCAAGGAGAAGCAGGTCCTCGTCCTGCCGCCGGTGGGCGAGGAGGAGCCCAAGAACCCCG AGGAATACCAGTGCACCGGGGTCCTCGAGACGGATTTCGCCGAGCTCTGCACGCGCTCGGGCTACACGGACTTCCCCAAGGTCGTCACCCGGCCTCGCCCGCACCCGGCCTTCGTCCCCTCCGCCTCGATGTCGGAAAAGCCCGCCCAGG ACGATCAGCGCCTGTCGGCGTCTTGCAGCCTCAACAGCCTGGAGAGCAAATACGTGTTTTTCCGGCCCACGATCCAGGTGGAGCTGGAGCCCGAGGACAAGGGGGTGAAGGAAATCTACATCCGCG GTTGGAGGGTCGAGGAGCGGATCTTGGGCATCTTCTCCAAATGTCTGCCCCCCCTCAGCCAGCTGCAGGCCATAAA CTTGTGGAAGGTGGGGCTGACGGATAAGACCCTGAGCACCTTCATcgccctcctgcctctctgcGCGCCCACGCTCAG GAAGGTGTCTCTGGAGGGCAACCCGCTGCCGGAACAGTCCTATCACAAGCTCATGGCCGCGGACAGCCC GATCGCGCACTTGTCTCTGCGGAATAACACCATCGACGACCACGGCGCGCAGCTGCTGGGCCAGGCTCTGTCCACGCTGCGCAGCTGCAACCGGACCCTGGTCTCGCTCAACCTGGCCTTCAACCACATCGGGGACGCGGGTGCCGGCTACATCGCGGAC GGCCTCCGGCTGAACCGCGCCCTGCTCTGGCTGTCGCTGGCGCACAACCGCATCCAGGACCAGGGCGCCCTGAAGCTGGCCGAG GTCCTGCGTCCCTTCGAGCTGACGCACACGGAGGTGGTGGAGCGCCGCCGCCTCCTGCTGGAGAAAGGGACGCAGGAGCGCTCGCGATCG CCTTCCTCCTCCCGACCTGGGGACTCCAAAACGGACCGTGAGAAGAACCTGCTGCTACAGGTCAACAGTGCTGCCCTGACGGAAAAGACAGACAAGACGCAGACAACCAAGACCCCGAAAGGCCTGAGCAAGAAGAAGGAGAAGTCAGGAGGG GAATcggtgaggaaggaggagaagtcAGGGTCAGGGCAGTCGCCCACGCAAGGGACCCCCAAGAAGGAAGACCCCACGAAGTCGGGCAAGGGGA agGTCACCATCCCTGAGCAGAAAACAAGCAAGGGGAAAGGGCCCAAGACCGGGAACAAAGAGAAGCGGAGCTTCCTGCTGGAGTCGGAG CAGCTGGTTGCTGAAGCCACAGAGGCGGTCAACCCGCTCCTGGAGCCGGTGGAGCACCGCAACGGGAAGGTTTTCGTGCCTGGGAACAAG GAAACCGCATCAccgaggtggggctggagggcttCCTGGCTACCGCGCAGTACCAGGCCCAGTTCTCCAAGTCCAAGAGCCCGTCCAAGGGCCCAGTGGGGCTGCTGCGGCTGTCCCTGGCG AAAAACTGCTTCTCCCCACAGTGTCCTGCGTACACGACGATCCAGGAGCTGA